Below is a window of Thermococcus sp. DNA.
CGTTTTTCTTAAAGGCATCCCTCAGCCTCGAAAGCTCCTCCTCCCTGTTCACAAACTTTTGAATAATCATGATAATATACTCTCGATAATGTTACTTAAATCTTTTGTTCCATTTTTTGGAACTTTGCTCACTTGTGAGCATGATATCCGTGTTTCTGTTTACCTTGCCTCGCTCTTTAGGGAGGGGAAGAGATCATTCTCAGCTCAAACTTCTCAATTCTTTGAAGTCAGCCAAATCCCAGACCAGCAAGCCCTCTCTCCTAAGCCTCTCCTTCCCCTTAACCTCTTTCGCCACCAGTCCGTAAAACTTTTCCCAATACTCCAATCCTACAAGCTCCGCCTTTCTTTCCAAATCTTTCAAAATTCCCCTCGCTTCCCTCTCGCTCAGGCTTCTCCACTTAACCTCAACAAAGAGGGCCTTCCCCTCCCTTTCGTTCAAAGCCACCAGATCAATTTCCTCTCCCCTGTGCCACCAGCGGCCGAGCTTGGTGAAACGGAAGCCGGTGAGCCTTAAGAAGACCTCCGGGTTTCCGATGAGCTTCTCGAAGACGGAACCCAAGTAGGCGTTAAAGTCGTCTTTGGAGCGTTCCCAGACCTCCTCGGCGAGGCCTGCCTCAAGGTATACCTTGTTCGGCAGCACGTATCGGAACCAGAAGGCGAAGTAGTTATCACTTATCGAGTACAGCCCCCTCTTTCTCGCTTCTTTGATGGTTGCAGTAACTGGGACTTCCCTCTCCACTATTCTGAGCCTCTGGAGAACTGAGAGGTATTTCGACACGAGGCTCTTATCCAGCCCCGTGGAGCTTACAATCTCCCCGAATTTGCTCCGTCCGCTGGCTATCGCCTGCAGTATGGCGAAGTAGTTGGCCGGTTCGCGGAGCTCCTCCCTAAGCAGAAACTCCGCCTCCTCGTAGAGGAAGGCGCCCTTTGAGAGAACGTTTTCAACCACGTTCTCGTCAAAGTCCTTTTTCGGGTCGAACTGGAGCAGATACGCCGGAATACCCCCAACAATGCCCCAGGTCTTTACGAGGTCCTCGAGTGTGTAGTTTGGCAGGAACTCCCCGATGTGGAAGAACGGGATTTCGGTCAGCTGCCATTGCCCCGTTCTCCTTCCGTAAAGTGGACTCCTGTAGGCCAGAACCTCGCTCTCCATTGTCGAAACGCTTGAACCGCAGAGGATAAG
It encodes the following:
- a CDS encoding ATP-binding protein — translated: MSRKRFVDRKRELKFLERAYKSERAELLVIYGRRRIGKTELLLHFARDKPHVYFLATERPYRDNLRELQRLLAEFLDDELFGKVTFEDIDELLMAFAERIENRRVVLIIDEFPLLVEHHRPVLSLLQKAWDLKLSLTKIMLILCGSSVSTMESEVLAYRSPLYGRRTGQWQLTEIPFFHIGEFLPNYTLEDLVKTWGIVGGIPAYLLQFDPKKDFDENVVENVLSKGAFLYEEAEFLLREELREPANYFAILQAIASGRSKFGEIVSSTGLDKSLVSKYLSVLQRLRIVEREVPVTATIKEARKRGLYSISDNYFAFWFRYVLPNKVYLEAGLAEEVWERSKDDFNAYLGSVFEKLIGNPEVFLRLTGFRFTKLGRWWHRGEEIDLVALNEREGKALFVEVKWRSLSEREARGILKDLERKAELVGLEYWEKFYGLVAKEVKGKERLRREGLLVWDLADFKELRSLS